The Candidatus Obscuribacterales bacterium region AGGGCTGCTCCGAGGACGGTAAAGGTTGAGCATGGGTCGCCGCTTGAATATCCGACTTGAGACGGGCAATCACGGTATCCGCATCCACCTGGCTCAGAATATCTTGCAGCACCGTGCTGGCTCCTTGGGGGCCCCAAGAACAGCCCTGTTCTAGATAAATTTGGGCGGCTTTGCCCACTTGATAGGAACCGTAGCCAGCGATCGCTGCCTGGGCTGCCGCTGCCGTACCATAAGCCGCAAGACTGCTACCACCATCCCATAGGCTAGCCATAGCCGCCCCGCTCTTGCCAGCACCCAACAGTACATTAGAGGCAAATTCCCCTAGCATTAAGCGTCCACCGCTCCAGACGATGGCATTGAGTAACTTACCGGCTTCATAGCGGGTCATGGGTAGCCCATAAAGGCGAGCTAAGGCACGAATCATGGCTAGGTCGGCGATCGCTCCTCCGGCAATATCCAACACGGCAATGGGGTTAAGCGCTACGGCCAACCCTTTCCACTTAGCAAAGCTCCAGATTAACTGTTCAGCATCAGCATCCCGCTGCGCCACGATGGTTTGAGCGATCGCCGCCTCGGTGAGTTCTGCCTGGCG contains the following coding sequences:
- a CDS encoding YcjF family protein, translating into ERLNSGSLSRPDPNLTLDDVVLVAAEPAPMEVRVEWPDGRVTQEWEAPPAQITPLTQRLLVILNREGKSLLALNAMRQAELTEAAIAQTIVAQRDADAEQLIWSFAKWKGLAVALNPIAVLDIAGGAIADLAMIRALARLYGLPMTRYEAGKLLNAIVWSGGRLMLGEFASNVLLGAGKSGAAMASLWDGGSSLAAYGTAAAAQAAIAGYGSYQVGKAAQIYLEQGCSWGPQGASTVLQDILSQVDADTVIARLKSDIQAATHAQPLPSSEQP